A single region of the Epinephelus fuscoguttatus linkage group LG14, E.fuscoguttatus.final_Chr_v1 genome encodes:
- the LOC125900887 gene encoding ubiquitin-conjugating enzyme E2 D2-like isoform X1: MALKRIHKELNDLARDPPAQCSAGPVGDDMFHWQATIMGPSDSPYQGGVFFLTIHFPTDYPFKPPKVAFTTRIYHPNINSNGSICLDILRSQWSPALTISKVLLSICSLLCDPNPDDPLVPEIARIYKTDSPRYNKLAQEWTTKYAML, translated from the exons ATGGCCCTGAAAAGGATTCACAAG GAGCTTAACGACCTGGCTCGTGACCCTCCAGCACAGTGCTCAGCCGGCCCAGTGGGCGATGACA TGTTTCACTGGCAAGCCACAATCATGGGACCT AGTGACAGTCCATATCAGGGAGGTGTTTTCTTCTTGACAATTCATTTTCCAACAGACTACCCCTTCAAACCACCCAAG GTTGCATTTACAACAAGAATTTACCACCCAAATATTAACAGTAACGGCAGTATCTGCCTGGATATTCTCAGATCACAGTGGTCTCCTGCACTTACTATTTCTAAAG TTCTTCTCTCCATTTGCTCACTCCTATGTGACCCAAACCCTGATGACCCACTAGTGCCAGAGATTGCACGAATCTACAAAACAGATAGTCCGAG GTACAATAAACTAGCTCAGGAGTGGACAACCAAGTATGCCATGCTTTAG
- the zmp:0000000662 gene encoding RING finger protein 145: MPRLEELANVALRVPSILVLDLLYKCDIEGLTEHLKAKNEDMLFKYKYVIWNMYYIGHLINVVVLVLPLRHIVTLYLHILAALLLYMGHQISKEYVREELQYGYEGAVYLDSLAFNRFVSAMTSQIILSTLCAFLMKTRKVWLFSAHMLPLLARLCAVHHATLLTVSTFSMGLTGAGITVFLLSHLFVPYRLAKAAYSELLQLEVIELYRLLAVGISLWNQFAVPVLFSVFWFVLFVVQLCSDAMSGSASAGHQGIMFFLLTSVSECCATPYSLLGLTFVVSYLALGLLNLCKFYLGGYAAVQNENVMHRGVTEGVTLLLLALQTGLLDMQALQRTFLLSIILFIVVTSTLQSMIEITDPVILALGASRNRSVWKHFRGLSMCVLLLVFPIFMAYKISQFFHMDFWLLILVSSCMLTSLQVTGTMLIYSLFMVELFRSDPIESLDEVIYWVNAVSRVLEFVVALCVVAYGTWESLFGEWSWMGASVIIIHSYFNVWLRAQSGWRSFLLRQEAAKKINSLPKATAEQLQQHNDVCSICFQEMTSAVVTYCGHFFHGNCLRKWLYVQETCPMCHQTVRPTPTGPSPAPGDAPAAPAQEDAAPDPAAQQEGDQNQDSGTSQEMQSDAAAPEPTEQQEETKSFEDGDCGTEDEEEAVHGLRFSSSGDFVGFVSPVSSCSSGGDSNSHVPLGETPNMHNKGEVSGKDSPLPSTLNENTVEDQCDSNGAELKDSSTSCPRVAQNGDDSCEGTLESCHSLDSPESNTNLEASGVRLIDSQASVKSCNKNSELLEGTDDPLSHKGNGTCSHSDLDGLREAQTVPQTPQPSSSDAIVSCTSTDNSD, encoded by the exons ATGCCTCGTCTGGAGGAGTTGGCCAACGTCGCCCTGAGGGTGCCGAGCATCCTGGTGCTGGACCTGCTCTATAAATGTGACATTGAAGGGTTGACGGAGCACCTCAAGGCCAAGAATGAAGACATGCTCTTCAAGTACAAATATGTCATCTGGAACATGTACTACATCG GTCATCTGATAAACGTGGTGGTGTTGGTTCTGCCGCTGAGACACATTGTGACGCTCTACCTCCATATCCTCGCTGCTCTCCTCCTGTACATGGGCCATCAGATTTCAAA GGAGTACGTCCGTGAAGAGCTGCAGTACGGTTATGAAGGAGCAGTTTATCTTGACTCTCTGGCCTTCAACAGATTTGTCTCAGCAATGACCA GTCAGATTATTCTCAGCACGCTGTGTGCCTTCCTGATGAAGACCAGAAAGGTGTGGCTCTTCTCTGCTCACAtgctccccctgctggcccgACTCTGTGCCGTTCATCACGCCACGCTCTTAACCGTCAGCACGTTCTCCATGGGACTGACCGGAGCGGGCATCACCGTGTTCCTCCTCTCACATCTCTTTGTGCCATATCGTCTGGCGAAGGCAGCCTactcagagctgctgcagctggag GTGATTGAGCTGTACAGACTTCTGGCAGTGGGAATCTCCCTGTGGAACCAGTTTGCCGTCCCAGTGCTCTTCAGCGTCTTCTGGTTTGTTCTGTTTGTCGTCCAGCTGTGCTCAGACGCCATGTCAGGCAGCGCCTCCGCAGGCCATCAGGGAATCATGTTCTTCCTGCTCACAAG TGTTTCTGAATGTTGTGCCACACCGTACTCTCTTCTGGGTCTGACCTTCGTGGTGTCGTATCTCGCTCTGGGACTGCTCAACCTATGCAAGTTCTACCTGGGAGGTTACGCAGCTGTTCAGAACGAGAACGTCATGCACAG AGGTGTGACTGAGGGCGTCACTCTGCTCCTGCTCGCTCTTCAGACAGGCCTGTTAGACATGCAGGCTCTGCAGCGCACCTTCCTCCTCAGCATCATCCTCTTCATCGTGGTGACTTCAACCCTGCAGTCAATGATCGAAATAACGGATCCAGTCATTCTGGCGCTGGGTGCATCTCGTAACAG GAGTGTGTGGAAACACTTCCGAGGCctcagcatgtgtgtgctgctgctggtgttccCCATCTTCATGGCTTATAAAATCTCCCAGTTTTTCCACATGGACTTCTGGCTCCTCATACTGGTGTCCAGCTGCATGCTGACCTCCCTTCAG GTTACGGGCACGATGCTGATCTACTCCCTCTTCATGGTGGAGCTGTTTCGCAGCGACCCGATCGAGAGCCTGGACGAAGTCATCTACTGGGTGAACGCCGTCAGCAGGGTGCTGGAGTTTGTGGTGGCGCTCTGCGTGGTGGCGTACGGCACCTGGGAGTCGCTGTTTGGCGAGTGGAGCTGGATGGGCGCCTCCGTTATCATCATCCACTCTTACTTCAACGTTTGGCTCAGAGCTCAGTCCGGATGGAGGAGCTTCCTGCTCAGACAGGAAGCAGCTAAGAAGATCAACTCCCTCCCCAAAGCCACGGctgaacagctgcagcagcacaacGACGTCTGCTCCATCTGCTTCCAG GAAATGACCTCTGCCGTGGTCACATACTGCGGACATTTCTTCCATGGCAACTGCCTCCGCAAGTGGCTGTACGTACAGGAGACCTGCCCCATGTGCCACCAAACGGTCCGACCCACCCCGACAGGTCCgagcccggctccaggtgacGCTCCAGCTGCTCCAGCTCAGGAAGACGCAGCACCGGATCCGGCTGCACAACAAGAGGGAGATCAGAACCAGGACAGTGGCACGTCTCAAGAGATGCAGAGCGATGCTGCAGCTCCTGAACCCactgagcagcaggaggagactAAAAGCTTCGAGGACGGAGACTGTGGGAcagaagatgaagaggaagcTGTCCATGGTCTCCGGTTCAGCTCCAGTGGAGACTTTGTTGGCTTTGTCAGCCCAGTGTCAAGCTGCTCCTCAGGGGGAGATTCAAACTCCCATGTGCCGCTGGGTGAAACTCCTAACATGCACAACAAGGGTGAGGTGAGCGGTAAGGACTCACCGCTGCCATCGACTCTTAATGAGAACACAGTTGAGGACCAATGTGACTCCAACGGAGCAGAACTTAAAGACAGCAGTACTTCCTGTCCCAGAGTGGCACAAAATGGTGATGATAGCTGTGAAGGGACTCTTGAATCATGTCACAGCCTTGATTCACCAGAATCAAACACAAATCTGGAGGCGTCTGGTGTGCGCCTCATCGATAGCCAAGCATCTGTCAAATCATGTAATAAAAACTCAGAACTCTTAGAAGGCACTGACGATCCTCTCAGTCataaaggtaacggcacatgtTCGCACTCGGACCTGGACGGGCTCAGAGAGGCTCAGACTGTCCCACAGACGCCCCAGCCGTCCTCCTCAGACGCCATCGTCTCTTGcacaagcacagacaacagtgaCTGA
- the LOC125900887 gene encoding ubiquitin-conjugating enzyme E2 D2-like isoform X2, producing the protein MALKRIHKELNDLARDPPAQCSAGPVGDDMFHWQATIMGPSDSPYQGGVFFLTIHFPTDYPFKPPKVAFTTRIYHPNINSNGSICLDILRSQWSPALTISKVLLSICSLLCDPNPDDPLVPEIARIYKTDSPRYTRMAKDWTHKYAM; encoded by the exons ATGGCCCTGAAAAGGATTCACAAG GAGCTTAACGACCTGGCTCGTGACCCTCCAGCACAGTGCTCAGCCGGCCCAGTGGGCGATGACA TGTTTCACTGGCAAGCCACAATCATGGGACCT AGTGACAGTCCATATCAGGGAGGTGTTTTCTTCTTGACAATTCATTTTCCAACAGACTACCCCTTCAAACCACCCAAG GTTGCATTTACAACAAGAATTTACCACCCAAATATTAACAGTAACGGCAGTATCTGCCTGGATATTCTCAGATCACAGTGGTCTCCTGCACTTACTATTTCTAAAG TTCTTCTCTCCATTTGCTCACTCCTATGTGACCCAAACCCTGATGACCCACTAGTGCCAGAGATTGCACGAATCTACAAAACAGATAGTCCGAG ATACACCAGAATGGCAAAAGACTGGACACACAAATACGcgatgtga